DNA from Kitasatospora herbaricolor:
GCCGCCGGCGGCGGGCACCAGCGAGTACGCCTCGTCGATGAACAGCACCCCGCCGAGCGCCCGGTTGAAGGCGGCGGCCGTCCGCGGCCCGGTGTGGCCGACGTACTCGCCGACCAGCGCGCTGCGGTCGACCTCCACCAGGTGGCCCTGGCGCAGCAGGCCGAGCGCCTTCAGCAGCCGGCCGTAGAGCCGGGCGACGGTGGTCTTGCCGGTGCCGGGGTTGCCGGCGAAGACCAGGTGGCGGCTGAGCGGCGGGGCGGGCAGGCCGGCCTCCTCGCGCAGCCGTACCGCCTGCATCAGCTTCACCATGGAGTGCACGTCGTGCTTGACCCGGTCGAGGCCGACCAGGGTGCCGAGCTCCGCCAGCAGGTCGTCCAGGTGCTCCTCGGCCACCTCGGGCGGCGGCCCGGCCGGGGTCAGGGCGGCGAGCGGCGGCACGGGGGCCCCGGCTGGCAGCCCGAAGGGGGCCGGCGCGGCGGACGGCGGCGCCGGGCGGTCGCCGAGGTCGCACTCCTCGAACACGGGCGCCGCGCCCTCCTCGCCGCCCAGCGCCTCGGCACAGTCCAGCACCCGGCAGCGGCGCAGCCGGGGGCCGGCGCCGGCGGCCAGGTGCAGGGCGGGGAAGGCGGAGCGGACCACGTCGCAGGAGGTGAGCAGGCCGCCGGAGTCCTGGGCGAAGTAGATGCCGTTCTTGCCGGCGCCCTCGATCCGCAGGCCGCTGACCTTGGGGCGGGCGCCCGTCCACACCACCAGGCCGGAGCCGGCGCTGCCCTCCACGGTGCCGCCCTCCACGGTGACCTCGGAGCCGGTGTCCAGCAGGATCCCGGCCGCGCCGGCGCCGGCCACCCGGTTGCCGAGGAGTTCGGCCTTGGCGCCCGGGCCGATCTCCAGGCCGCTTCGGACGGTCGCGATGACGGTCGAGTGGGCGATCCGGGAGCCTGCCGGGGAGGAGACGGTGACCCCGGTGTCGGCGGCGGAGATCCGGCAGCCGGTGACGGTCGCGGCGGACTCCTCGGTGACCGCCACGCCGGCCATGGTGACCCCGCTGACGGCGCAGTCGGTGAGGACGGCGCGGGCCCGGCCGGCCAGGTGCACGCCGTGCTCGGCGCCGCCGCGGACCCGGGAGTCGGTGAGGGTGCCGTCGGCGTCGCCGGAGAGGTGCAGGGCGCTGAAGGCGCAGTCGTCCAGCCGGCAGTCGGTGAGTTCGGCGCGGGCGGAGCCGGTGGCGAGCAGCCCGTTGGCGGCCGGCTCCCGGACGGTGCAGCCGCGGGCGACCAGGCGGCCCTCGTCCTGCACCACCAGGGCGCTGGCGCCGGCGCCGCCGATCCGGCAGTCGGCGAGTTCGGCCCTGGCGGAGCCGGTGACCTGCACGCCGGCGGCTCCGGCCGACTCCACCCGGGTGCCGTCGGCGGTGGCCCGGGAGGCGTCCTCCAGCAGCAGCCCGGCGCGGCCGGTCCGGTGCAGCGCCGAGTCGCCGAGGCGCAGCCGGGAGCGGCCGCGCAGCCGGATGCCCGAGCCGGTGGTGGACTCCAGGCGCAGCCGGACGGCGTCCAGCCGCGCGGTGCCGGACAGCACCACGCCGGTGCCGTCGACGGTGGTGATCACGGTGTCCTCGGCCCGGACCCGGGCGCCGCCGGACAGCCGCAGCGCCGCCAGCCGGGCGCCCTCCAGCCGGCAGTGCCGCAGCAGGACGGCGGAGGTGCCCTGCGCGTCGTCCTGCTCGCCTTGTCCGTCCTGCTCGGCGCGCTCCGGTCCGCGGACCTCGATCCGGCCGCCGCGCACGGTGCAGTGGGCGAGCACCACGCCTGCGCCGGGGGCGACGCTGACCGCGGGCTCGCCCGGGTCGGCGGCCTCGATGTCCAGGCTGCGGACCAGGCAGTCCGGCCCCTGGACGGTGAGGGCCGGGCCGGCGCCGGCGGGGGCGGCCAGCACCACGGTGCCGGAGCCCTGGCGGGCGACCAGCACCACCCGGCGCTCCAGGACCACCGCCTCCTCGTAGCGGCCGGGGTCCACCACCACGGTGTCGCCCGGGACGGCGGCCCGCAGGGCGTCGCCGATCTGGCGGTGGGCGCCGCGCCCGCGCGGGCCGACGGCGTGGATCCGGGTCGGCTGCTCGGCCGGCCGGGCGACGCTCTGACGGGTGGTCCGACGATCCATCAGGGGTTCTGTCCTTGCTGCGGGCCGGGGGCCGGCGGGAGCGGGTTGCGGTACCACGGGGGGTTGATGCTCGCCCGGTAGGCGTTGGTCAGCCAGAGCGAGGTGACGGTCTTCTCGAAGATCTTGAAGGGCAACTGGAGCCAGAACTCGCCGAAGCCCTGCCGGTGGAAGAACCGGCTGCCGCCGCCCATGATCACGGCGTTCTTGGCCAGCGCGGCGCTGCTCGCGGTGGTGAGCCCGGCCAGGCCGGCGATGCCGCCGTCCAGGAAGGCGTCCATCCCGCTCAGCACGTGGGTCTTGCCGTCGGCACCGGTGACGCCCCAGACGGCGGCGTTCATCGAGCCGTTGACCCAGCCGACCACGCCGCCGAGGGCCGCGTTGTAGAAGAAGTCGTAGGTGCCGCCGCGCCAGCGGGTCGGGGTCTCGTTGCCGGCCCACTCGTTGGACCAGTTCTTGTCGTGGTTGTTGGGCCGGCGGAACTCGTGCTTGCCGCCGTCCACGTTGCCGAGCACCGACTTGGGCCCGCCGGTGAAGGAGCCGCGGATCTCGTGCATCCCGGTGCTGACCAGGCTCTTGACGCCCGCGCCGACCGCCGCGTTGGCGAAGGCCTTCAGGGCGTCCTTGCCGGTGAACTGCTTATGGTTGGCCGCCGCCACGATCCCGTTGACGGCCAGGTTGGCGCCGAACTCCAGGATGAACTCCTGGCCGAACTCCAGCGCGACCTTCTTCGCCAGCACCTTCCAGTACGGCTGGTAGAGCGCCTCGCCGAGCGGCACCCGGCCGCCGGCCGCGGCGGGCAGCCCCGGAACGCCGTCCAGCGCGTTCTGCATCCGCGGGACGCGCACCGAGACCGAGTCGCCCCAGGGCAGCCGGTTGGCCTCGCGGATCCGCCGGCCGAATCCGCGGATCTCGGTGAGCGGGCCGCGGAAGTCGTACTCGTTGCCGGTGACCCGCAGGCCGCCGCCCGGGGTGCTCTCCCAGACCAGGCCGCTGTCGGTGCGCTGGGCGACGATCCGCCCGTTGCCGTCGTAGCGGCGCCACTGGCTGCGCCAGGCGTCCTTCTCCAGGAAGGTGCCGTCGCCGAGCGGCTTGCGCTCGCGGACGACCGCGCCGTGGTCGAACTCCTTCCAGGCGCCGGCCGGATGCGGCGCGCCGCCGCCCGGCACGTACTCGCGCACCCGCAGCGGTCCGTCGCCGAGCGCCAGGTGCGGGGGCACCTCGCGGACGGTGAGGGCCGGGCCGCCGCCGGCCGGCCGGAACTCGTCCCGGAAGTGCCGGGCGCCGGCGTGCCAACCGTCCTCCCAGGCCCGGGTGGTGCCGTTCCACCAGCGGCGGACCTGCTGCCCGGCGCCGTAGTCGACGACGGCACCGCCCGGCCCGTACTTCCGGGTGAACCAGCGCTCGCCGCCGCCGGGCGCGGTGCCCCGCCAGGAGTCGGTCCACCGGCCGCCGTCCAGCATGTTCCGCTCGCGGACGAGGGCGCCGGCGCCGTCGAAGTCGCGGAAGGAGTCGTCCCAGGGCAGCCGGGGGTCGTCGGAGCCGCGGAAGACCGTCCGGTTGCCGGTGGTCACGTTGCCGAGGTGGTCGGTGGCCGTCCAGTGCCAGCGCGCCGAGTCGGGGCGGCCGGTGCCGGTGATCCGCGTCGGGTTGCCGTGCGCGTCGCTCCAGGTGTCGTGGGTGCCGGTCAGGTTGCCGTGCGCGTCGCGCTGCACCCAGGGGTTGTCGAGGCGCCCGTTGACCTGACCGGTCGCCGGGTTCACCTGCGGCGGCACCCGGTACTCGCGGACCGAGCCGTCCGCGAAGCCCTCGCGGGCCACCACCCAGCCGCCGGCCGGGTCCTGGAACCGGTCCTGCCAGATCGGCCGGTTCGCTCCGCCGCCGGGCGCCGGGGGCAGGTCGGCCCGGTAGCCGCGGCGGCCGGGCTCCTCCCAGGGGATGTGCGCCGGGTCGGTCGGCGGGTGGCCCGGCGGGGTGGCGTGGTCGCCGACCTTGAGGGTGTTGCCGCTGTGCAGTTTGACGGTCGAGCGGACGAACCGGCCGTCGGCGCCGAGGTCGACCAGCGCGCCGTCCATGGCGACGTAGCGCACCCCGCCGACGGCGTGCACGCCGCCCGCGTTCACCCCGCCGGTCTTGTTCCAGTGGAAGGTCTGGAAGCGGGTGTCGGTCGCCAGGTGGGCGGCGGCGCCCTGCGGGGTGCCGGCGTGCACCAGCCGGTCGCGCACCCAGACCGGCGGGCGCTGCTCGGACCACCGGGAGGTGACCAGCACGCCCTGGTCGGTGGTCAGCACCTCGCGCTTGCCGACCTCCTTGCCGTGCGGGGACTGCCGCTCCCAGGTGTGCTGGACGCCGGCCCGCCAGGTGTGCTCCTGGAAGTGGCCGGCCTTGTCCGGGCCGTGCGCCATCCCGTACTGCTTCTGGACGAGGGTGTTGTCGGCCAGCCGGTCGGTCCAGCCGCCGTCCCGGTGCGGGGTCCGCGGGCCGTGCGCCAGCTCCGTGCCGGCGCCGTCGAAGCGGTGCCAGGTCCAGCGGCCGCCGGCGCCCCGGACGGCGAAGGTGTGGCCGGCCACCCCGCCGGTCTTCTGCAGGCCGTCCCGGTACTCGTGCACGGTGGTGCCCCGGTGGTCGACGTCCCGCCAGCCGAAGCCGGAGGTGTCGTAGCGGCGGGTGCCGTGCCCGGCCAGCGCTCCGGTGTCGTCCCAGTGGGCCCAGCCGGTCCGGCGGTTGAGGTCGCCGAAGGAGATGGTGTCGGTGCGGCGGTAGGCGTCCAGCACACCGCCGCCGGGCAGCACCCGGCGCTCGAACACCTCCACCGGCGTGTACGTCGAGCCGAGCAGCCGGATCCGGCCGCCGTTGCCGGTGATCTCGACCCGGCCGTGGTGGAAGGCGCCGGTGCCGGCCGCCGGGGCGGGGTGCGCGGCGGCCGGGTGCGGCTGCCGGCTCCAGGTGGCCCCGGCGGCCGGGGTGTGGTCGATGACGTACTGGTGGTCGGTGCGGCGGCCGCCGTCCAGCACGTTGACGCCCTGGTGGGTGACGGCGCCGCCGTTGGGGTCGTAGGCGGTGAACTCGCCGTCCCGGGGGCCGCCCGGGCGGTCGAAGGTGACCTGGAGGCCACCGTCCGCGCGGACGGTGACGATCCGGTGCGGCACCGCCGTACCGGCCGCGTCCTCCAGCCGGCCGGGCATCCGGACGCCGGCCGGATTCGGCTCGGGGACCACCGCGAAGGTCCCGTTCGGGTTGCCGTCCGGGCCGCGCAGCGAGGTGCCGGCCTCCAGCCTGCTGCCGTCCGCGCCGTGCCGCACGAAGTCGCCGCCGGCCGTGGTGTCGGTGATCTGGCGGACGCCGCCGGGACGTTCGGTGACCGTCAGGTGCGGCAGCGGGGCGTCGGTGGCGTCCACCACGGTCAGGGTCCGCGGACCGCCCTGCGGGGTGTGCGCCACCACCCACCGGTCGACCGGGGCGCCGCCCGGTCCGCGCAGCCGGGTCGCGTCGTCGGTGAGCCGGCCGGCGTCGTCGAAGACCTGGTGGCCGCCGTCGAGGTCACCGACCCGGAACCCGGTGCCGTCCGCGGTGACGACCCGCCGGGGGTCGGGCCGGAACCCGCCGTCCAGCCAGTGCGGAGCGGGGGCCAACGGGTGGGCCGGGCCGCCGACCGGGCGCTCCAGGTGGCCGACCTGCACCCCGCCCGCGTCCAGCAGCTGCTGCCCGCGGGCGTCCAGCGTGCCGTCCGCGCCGTGCCGTTCGTAGCGCAGGCCGCCGCCCGGGGCGGTGGGCGGCCGCTCGACCCGGAACCCGCCGCCCGGGTGGGCCACCACCCGCTCCGGCAGACGGGCCCCCGTGATGTCGGTGAGCAGGTGGCCGCCGGCGCCGTCCGGCACCGCGAACCGGGCACCGCGCAGGCCCCCGGCGTCGGCCAGCGACAGGCCGGTCTCCACCCGCAGGCCGTCCGCGCCGTGGCGGACCGAGGCACCGGTGGCGGCGTCCGTGATCCGGACCGTGCCGTCGGGCAGGGTGGTGACCGGCTGCGGCAGCCGGGTGCCGGCCGCGTCGGTCAGCACATGACCGCCGGTACCGTCCGGCACCGCGAACCGGGCCCCGCGCAGACCCGCGCCGTCGCCGAGCGCCAGGCCCTGCTCGGCGAAGCCGCCCTGCGGGGTGTAGCGGGTGGAGACACCGGTGTGCGGGTCGGTGACCCGCCAGCCGCCGCCGGCCAGCTGGTCGGCGGTCAGGCCGTTCGGCCGGCCCGCGGCGTCGGTGATCCGGTGCGGGGCGCCGTCCACCAGGAAGTGGCCGCCCCGGACTCCGGCGGCGTCGGCCAGCGACAGGCCGGACTCCACCCGCAGGCCGTCCGCGCCGTGGCGGACCGAGACACCGGTGGCGGCGTCCGTGATCCGGACCGTGCCGTCGGGCAGGGTGGTGACCGGCTGCGCCAGCCGGGTGCCGGCGGCGTCGGTCAGCACATGGCCGCCCACGCCGTCCGGCACCGCGAACCGGGCCCCGCGCAGACCCGCGCCGTCGCCGAGCGCCAGGCCCTCGTCCAGGAACCGGCCCTGCACGTCGACGTGGACGGACCGGCCGGTGACCGGGTGGGTGACCCGCAGGCCGGCGCCGCCGGGCAGCACGTCCAGCCGGTGTCCGCCGGGGCCCGCCAGGGTGTGGGTGAGCGTGCCGTTGTCGTGGGACAGCACCAGGACGGGGCCGACCCGGGTACCGCCCGCGTCGAGCAGCGGGCGGCCCTCCTCGACCAGGGCGCCGCCCTGGTCGAAGCCGCGGTGCCCGCCGGTGAGCGGGTCGCGCAGGTCGAAGCCGCCGGTGGGCCGGGCGGTGACGTTCAGCGGCAGCGGGCCGGTGGCGTCGCGCACCTCGTGGGTCGGGGCGCCGTGACCGTCGAAGTCGGTGTGCACCCACTGGCCGGTGGGTGCACCGTCCAGGCCGCCCAGCGGGATCTCCTCGGCGACCAGCCGGCCGGTGCCGTCGTAGCTCGCGGTGCTGCCCAGGTGGGCGTTGTGCACGTCGAAGCCGCCGCCGGGCCGGGACACCGGCTGCATGAGCGGGTCGGGGACGTTGTGCGCGTCCAGCATCCGGTGGACCGGCCCGCCGGGGGTGACGGTGGTCTCGATCCGCCAGCCGTTCGGGCCCGCCGCCGCGCCGTCCGCCAGCGGGAGCAGCACCGGTGGCGGGGGCGCGGCCTGGACGAGGACCTGCGGCACCGGCTGCGGGTTGAGCTGCGGCATGGCCTGGGAGCCGCCGGAGCCGCCGAGCAGCCGGGGGCGCTCGCGCAGGCTGTCAGCGCTGAGCCGGGCGAGGTCCTGGTCCATCCGGGCCGGGTCGACTCCGAGTGCGCCGAGCCGGTCCAGGCTCTCGTCGAGGCGCTGCGCGGCGACGTCCACCGAGGCCTGGGCGTGGATCCGGACGGGGCTCGGCCGGGAGCCGGAGCCCGGACGGGCGTCCAGGTCGGCGAGCAGCCGCTCGGCCTTGCCGAACTCGTGCCGGGCCAGGGTGAGTTCCTGCCAGGCCTGGAGCTTGGCGGCGCGGGCCGGGTCGTCGGCTGCGCCGAACAGGGCGACCACGCGGTCGCTCTGCTGCCGCCAGAGCTGGTCGAGCTGGGCGCCCGTCAGCCTGCCGGGGGCGGCGCCTGCGCCGTGCGGGGCCGCCGCGGCCGACGACGGGTGCACCGGCGGGGCCTGCACGAGCGGGGCCTGGACCAGCGGGGGCGGAGTGTGGGCGGTCAGGCCCGGGGTGTGGGCGGCGGGGGGCTGCACGGCGGACGTGACCGGGGGCGGGGTGAGGCCGTGGCCGCCGTGGTCCAGCAGGCCGAGCGCCTCGTCGATCCGGGTGACGGCGCCGGCTCCGACGCCGGGGGCGTGCACGCCCGGCAGCACGGCGGGCGGCGCCGTGACGGCCCGGGGCGGGGCGAACTCCGAGAGATGGATGTTGACCTGATGAGCCGTCAGCGCCTGGGTGCGGTGCTCCCCCAGGTGGCCGCCGGTGCTGAAGACCGGGGCGTCGGCCCGGTTCAGCGGCGAGCCGGTGGCCAGCAGGTCCATCGCACCGTGCAGTTGCGCCCCGGGCGAGCCGATCTGGCCGAGGCCGTGCACGGTGGTGGCGGGCGCGGTGGTGACCGGGGTGAACGCGCCGCCGGGGTGGACGCCGGCGCTCGGGCTCAGGTTCACGGCCGGGTGCACGGTGGTCGCCGGGTGGATGCCGTTCGCCGGGGCGAGCAGGTCGGCCGTGTGCACCGCCGGAACGTGCGGGGCGGCGGTGTGCAGCGCGCCCGTGCCTGCGGTGCCGACGGTGCCGAGCCCGTTCACGGCGGTGCCCGGCTGGTGCAGCAGGCCCACCGTCTGGGTCTGCAGGGCCGGCAGGTGGACGGTGCCCGTACCGGCACCGAGGCTGTCGGTGAGATGGGCGGCCGGGGTCACGGGGTGCGTGCTGCCGAGCGTCCCCGGCAGGTGCAGGGTGCCGGGGCTGCCGGCGTGGCCGGCCAGGTTGCCGGCGCCGACGGGGGTGTGCGCGCTGACGCCGAGGCCGGTGTCCAGGTGCAGGCCGCTCGGGGTGACCGTCAGATTGGCCCAGTCGCCCATCCGGACGGCGTGCAGCTCGCGCACCGGGGTGTCCAGCAAGGCGTCCAACTGCCGTACCGCGTGCGGAGCGAGCGAGAGCTGGTCGGCGAAGCCGCTGTGCACGCCGAAGGTCGGCGGGCGGGAGAAGCCCAGACCGAGGCCGCCCGGCTCCAGGTGCGGCAGCTCCAGGCCGCGCGGGCCCGACCAGTCGCCGAGCCGGATCTTGGCGAGGTCCGCGCGCGGCAGGTCCACCAGGGCGTCCACCTGGTGCAGCGGCGGCGGCACCGGGATCGCCGCCGCCGTCCGGCCGGCGGTGCCCAGGATCGGCGCGCCGAACCGGAACTTGCC
Protein-coding regions in this window:
- a CDS encoding putative T7SS-secreted protein; this translates as MAQRPTDWSAIGLTADPTPGDPERMDEVQRSLADLGRVAREIDDALDAVLDKTGDGAFVGQTADALRDKISGPLRGFVQSVADAFENSARALTTYAGVVRDQQWRADNALSQGRGLAKDDTRLTELASTARAAGTAQDEAGRTAGSALSSAARGIKQPVSDCDLFWEAFQWLAIALILPALIFGGPIALIAIGVNLAIFVKTAVDFAQGKASALDLFLSGLGMIAPTTKGLPLLKLISAGAKFTWKGIKGVGQAVANFFRGMFTGGGMHGFAFLPGLRDFASLTGNWVKSGGLWVLNSVTKLPNWAGMTFRGSGLAVINGIKAIPGLVRGLPAGLGRFGTASWNFARAELGGTKWLRLVLPVDAAEIGQYGLRGALRIGFVERGVLGKFRFGAPILGTAGRTAAAIPVPPPLHQVDALVDLPRADLAKIRLGDWSGPRGLELPHLEPGGLGLGFSRPPTFGVHSGFADQLSLAPHAVRQLDALLDTPVRELHAVRMGDWANLTVTPSGLHLDTGLGVSAHTPVGAGNLAGHAGSPGTLHLPGTLGSTHPVTPAAHLTDSLGAGTGTVHLPALQTQTVGLLHQPGTAVNGLGTVGTAGTGALHTAAPHVPAVHTADLLAPANGIHPATTVHPAVNLSPSAGVHPGGAFTPVTTAPATTVHGLGQIGSPGAQLHGAMDLLATGSPLNRADAPVFSTGGHLGEHRTQALTAHQVNIHLSEFAPPRAVTAPPAVLPGVHAPGVGAGAVTRIDEALGLLDHGGHGLTPPPVTSAVQPPAAHTPGLTAHTPPPLVQAPLVQAPPVHPSSAAAAPHGAGAAPGRLTGAQLDQLWRQQSDRVVALFGAADDPARAAKLQAWQELTLARHEFGKAERLLADLDARPGSGSRPSPVRIHAQASVDVAAQRLDESLDRLGALGVDPARMDQDLARLSADSLRERPRLLGGSGGSQAMPQLNPQPVPQVLVQAAPPPPVLLPLADGAAAGPNGWRIETTVTPGGPVHRMLDAHNVPDPLMQPVSRPGGGFDVHNAHLGSTASYDGTGRLVAEEIPLGGLDGAPTGQWVHTDFDGHGAPTHEVRDATGPLPLNVTARPTGGFDLRDPLTGGHRGFDQGGALVEEGRPLLDAGGTRVGPVLVLSHDNGTLTHTLAGPGGHRLDVLPGGAGLRVTHPVTGRSVHVDVQGRFLDEGLALGDGAGLRGARFAVPDGVGGHVLTDAAGTRLAQPVTTLPDGTVRITDAATGVSVRHGADGLRVESGLSLADAAGVRGGHFLVDGAPHRITDAAGRPNGLTADQLAGGGWRVTDPHTGVSTRYTPQGGFAEQGLALGDGAGLRGARFAVPDGTGGHVLTDAAGTRLPQPVTTLPDGTVRITDAATGASVRHGADGLRVETGLSLADAGGLRGARFAVPDGAGGHLLTDITGARLPERVVAHPGGGFRVERPPTAPGGGLRYERHGADGTLDARGQQLLDAGGVQVGHLERPVGGPAHPLAPAPHWLDGGFRPDPRRVVTADGTGFRVGDLDGGHQVFDDAGRLTDDATRLRGPGGAPVDRWVVAHTPQGGPRTLTVVDATDAPLPHLTVTERPGGVRQITDTTAGGDFVRHGADGSRLEAGTSLRGPDGNPNGTFAVVPEPNPAGVRMPGRLEDAAGTAVPHRIVTVRADGGLQVTFDRPGGPRDGEFTAYDPNGGAVTHQGVNVLDGGRRTDHQYVIDHTPAAGATWSRQPHPAAAHPAPAAGTGAFHHGRVEITGNGGRIRLLGSTYTPVEVFERRVLPGGGVLDAYRRTDTISFGDLNRRTGWAHWDDTGALAGHGTRRYDTSGFGWRDVDHRGTTVHEYRDGLQKTGGVAGHTFAVRGAGGRWTWHRFDGAGTELAHGPRTPHRDGGWTDRLADNTLVQKQYGMAHGPDKAGHFQEHTWRAGVQHTWERQSPHGKEVGKREVLTTDQGVLVTSRWSEQRPPVWVRDRLVHAGTPQGAAAHLATDTRFQTFHWNKTGGVNAGGVHAVGGVRYVAMDGALVDLGADGRFVRSTVKLHSGNTLKVGDHATPPGHPPTDPAHIPWEEPGRRGYRADLPPAPGGGANRPIWQDRFQDPAGGWVVAREGFADGSVREYRVPPQVNPATGQVNGRLDNPWVQRDAHGNLTGTHDTWSDAHGNPTRITGTGRPDSARWHWTATDHLGNVTTGNRTVFRGSDDPRLPWDDSFRDFDGAGALVRERNMLDGGRWTDSWRGTAPGGGERWFTRKYGPGGAVVDYGAGQQVRRWWNGTTRAWEDGWHAGARHFRDEFRPAGGGPALTVREVPPHLALGDGPLRVREYVPGGGAPHPAGAWKEFDHGAVVRERKPLGDGTFLEKDAWRSQWRRYDGNGRIVAQRTDSGLVWESTPGGGLRVTGNEYDFRGPLTEIRGFGRRIREANRLPWGDSVSVRVPRMQNALDGVPGLPAAAGGRVPLGEALYQPYWKVLAKKVALEFGQEFILEFGANLAVNGIVAAANHKQFTGKDALKAFANAAVGAGVKSLVSTGMHEIRGSFTGGPKSVLGNVDGGKHEFRRPNNHDKNWSNEWAGNETPTRWRGGTYDFFYNAALGGVVGWVNGSMNAAVWGVTGADGKTHVLSGMDAFLDGGIAGLAGLTTASSAALAKNAVIMGGGSRFFHRQGFGEFWLQLPFKIFEKTVTSLWLTNAYRASINPPWYRNPLPPAPGPQQGQNP
- a CDS encoding right-handed parallel beta-helix repeat-containing protein, with product MDRRTTRQSVARPAEQPTRIHAVGPRGRGAHRQIGDALRAAVPGDTVVVDPGRYEEAVVLERRVVLVARQGSGTVVLAAPAGAGPALTVQGPDCLVRSLDIEAADPGEPAVSVAPGAGVVLAHCTVRGGRIEVRGPERAEQDGQGEQDDAQGTSAVLLRHCRLEGARLAALRLSGGARVRAEDTVITTVDGTGVVLSGTARLDAVRLRLESTTGSGIRLRGRSRLRLGDSALHRTGRAGLLLEDASRATADGTRVESAGAAGVQVTGSARAELADCRIGGAGASALVVQDEGRLVARGCTVREPAANGLLATGSARAELTDCRLDDCAFSALHLSGDADGTLTDSRVRGGAEHGVHLAGRARAVLTDCAVSGVTMAGVAVTEESAATVTGCRISAADTGVTVSSPAGSRIAHSTVIATVRSGLEIGPGAKAELLGNRVAGAGAAGILLDTGSEVTVEGGTVEGSAGSGLVVWTGARPKVSGLRIEGAGKNGIYFAQDSGGLLTSCDVVRSAFPALHLAAGAGPRLRRCRVLDCAEALGGEEGAAPVFEECDLGDRPAPPSAAPAPFGLPAGAPVPPLAALTPAGPPPEVAEEHLDDLLAELGTLVGLDRVKHDVHSMVKLMQAVRLREEAGLPAPPLSRHLVFAGNPGTGKTTVARLYGRLLKALGLLRQGHLVEVDRSALVGEYVGHTGPRTAAAFNRALGGVLFIDEAYSLVPAAGGHDFGLEAVATLVKLMEDHRDDVVVIAAGYPADMARFIGSNPGLSSRFTRTLLFEDYQAADLVAIVEHQAQEHRYELTATARERLLRHFETVPREAGFGNGRSARQTFQEMTERQAQRMAELGNPTPGQLTALEAEDLPPLG